The Parashewanella spongiae genome has a window encoding:
- the chrA gene encoding chromate efflux transporter — protein sequence MSHHKKKYSGISTLFNSAITIFKQFLLLGVIAFGGPVAHIGYFRRRFVDELAWLDDAYFGQLLALCQFLPGPSSSQLGFAIGYHRGGIVGALAAFVGFTAPSFIIMFCLAIMSLNWLDETWMQQLIHGLKLLAVIVVADAVISMFKSFCQTNIKRMLALVAVILLIIFPSSITQIGLLFTAALYGYNKNASLPQPSTQKICINYLWLAIFCVILIGLVYFSDTSVNVEIMKEFFFAGTLVFGGGHVVLPLLQHSLIHLVDGQLFLAGYGFSQLIPGPMFTLSTFIGASTWQGASFFGALMTTLAVFIPGFLLLLSTIKHWHLLCERPKFNEALQMINACVVGVLAAAWVQPVVVSSILSMSDVFIALGGFYLLKIQKWHLVKVSLVLFLIQGVKFSLESLI from the coding sequence ATGTCACATCATAAGAAAAAATATTCTGGAATATCAACCTTGTTCAACTCAGCCATTACCATATTCAAACAGTTTTTATTACTGGGAGTCATTGCTTTTGGTGGGCCAGTGGCTCATATAGGCTATTTCCGTCGTCGATTTGTTGATGAGTTAGCTTGGCTTGACGATGCCTATTTCGGACAATTGTTAGCACTGTGCCAGTTTTTACCGGGCCCTTCTTCTAGCCAGTTGGGTTTTGCTATCGGTTATCATCGCGGCGGTATTGTGGGAGCATTAGCGGCGTTTGTAGGATTCACCGCCCCTTCATTTATTATCATGTTTTGTTTGGCGATAATGAGCCTGAATTGGCTTGATGAAACTTGGATGCAGCAGCTCATTCATGGGCTTAAGTTGCTGGCGGTTATTGTGGTGGCTGATGCGGTTATTTCAATGTTCAAAAGTTTTTGCCAAACGAATATCAAACGGATGTTGGCATTGGTTGCAGTAATTTTGCTTATTATTTTTCCATCATCTATCACTCAAATCGGTCTGCTTTTTACTGCTGCCCTTTATGGGTATAACAAAAATGCGTCATTGCCGCAGCCATCTACACAAAAAATTTGTATTAATTACTTATGGCTCGCTATTTTTTGTGTGATTTTGATAGGGCTGGTTTATTTTTCTGATACATCGGTAAATGTTGAAATCATGAAAGAGTTTTTCTTCGCAGGAACCCTAGTTTTCGGTGGTGGGCACGTTGTATTACCCCTGTTACAACACAGCTTAATCCACCTTGTTGATGGGCAGCTTTTTTTAGCGGGTTATGGTTTTTCTCAGCTGATACCCGGCCCCATGTTTACCCTCAGTACTTTTATTGGAGCCTCTACTTGGCAAGGCGCATCGTTCTTTGGCGCGTTGATGACGACATTAGCTGTTTTTATACCCGGATTTTTGTTACTGCTATCCACAATTAAGCATTGGCATTTACTGTGTGAAAGGCCAAAATTCAACGAAGCATTACAAATGATCAACGCTTGTGTCGTTGGTGTATTGGCGGCCGCTTGGGTTCAACCTGTTGTGGTTAGCTCAATACTATCAATGAGTGACGTTTTCATAGCTTTAGGTGGTTTTTATTTACTAAAAATACAAAAGTGGCACTTAGTAAAAGTGAGTTTGGTATTGTTTTTGATTCAAGGCGTAAAATTCAGTTTGGAAAGCTTGATTTGA
- a CDS encoding FAD-dependent oxidoreductase: MESAQFGLVRESLKERQKLLEIANHLVKPVKFYIPIYKESKRNGWLIILGLSFYYVLSGFSKWGRFKLIPMKNWDEIKGIKKSGLKIILQYWDGQTDDLKLCEQVAHSATILGANIVEGAQCTSIIKQSSGYKLTYALSNDLFEIECSAIINTAGPWANQLLDTVKPKIEPPSINWVQGTHLLLDIPAAEGIVYLESCFDERVIFVMPWYGKTLIGTTETSLTCLPEVIKPTEDEIRYLLGVFVHYFQQYGDINDLRELMIKTFCGVRILPSSKDKAFHTSRETLMHMDQTHPNFLSVFGGKLTTYRLTAKKTVSWLEKQLGKRHKVADFDTITLQDN; this comes from the coding sequence TTGGAATCAGCTCAATTTGGTTTAGTTCGCGAGTCGCTTAAAGAAAGACAAAAGTTGTTAGAAATAGCAAATCATTTGGTTAAGCCTGTTAAGTTTTATATCCCAATATATAAGGAGAGTAAAAGAAATGGCTGGCTGATTATACTGGGGCTGTCTTTTTATTATGTGTTGAGTGGTTTTTCTAAGTGGGGGAGGTTTAAATTAATTCCCATGAAAAATTGGGATGAAATTAAAGGGATCAAAAAAAGTGGCTTGAAAATTATTTTACAGTACTGGGATGGGCAAACGGATGATCTTAAATTATGTGAACAAGTTGCTCATAGCGCGACAATTCTAGGAGCTAATATTGTTGAAGGAGCACAATGCACATCAATAATAAAACAATCAAGTGGATATAAGTTAACGTATGCATTAAGTAATGATTTATTTGAAATAGAATGTTCAGCAATAATTAATACAGCAGGTCCATGGGCGAATCAGTTACTTGATACAGTAAAACCGAAAATTGAACCCCCTAGTATCAACTGGGTACAAGGTACACATTTATTATTGGATATACCTGCTGCAGAGGGCATCGTCTATCTAGAATCCTGTTTCGACGAAAGAGTCATTTTTGTTATGCCTTGGTATGGAAAAACACTGATAGGAACAACGGAAACTTCATTAACGTGCTTACCTGAAGTTATCAAGCCAACTGAGGACGAAATTAGGTATCTATTGGGCGTTTTTGTTCATTACTTCCAACAGTATGGCGACATAAACGATTTGCGAGAATTAATGATAAAAACATTTTGTGGCGTACGAATATTACCCTCATCGAAAGATAAAGCTTTTCACACTTCTCGTGAAACCTTAATGCATATGGATCAAACACATCCTAATTTTCTCAGTGTTTTTGGTGGAAAGTTAACCACCTACCGATTAACGGCTAAAAAGACTGTTTCTTGGTTAGAAAAACAGTTAGGAAAAAGGCACAAAGTCGCTGATTTTGACACTATCACTTTGCAAGACAATTAA
- the prfB gene encoding peptide chain release factor 2 (programmed frameshift) — MFEVNPVKFKIKELADRTHLLRGYLDYDAKKERLEEVTRELESSGIWDNPEQAQALGKERVLLENVVKTIDDMDSGLEDIEGLLELAVEEDDEETFNDASTELDDLEVRLEDLEFKRMFSGPNDVSHCYLDIQSGSGGTEAQDWANMVLRMFLRWGDAHDFKPELVEVTDGDVAGIKGATIKFNGEYAFGWLRTETGVHRLVRKSPFDSSGKRHTSFCSVFVYPEIDDSIEIDINPADLRVDTYRASGAGGQHVNKTESAIRITHLPTNTVVQCQSGRSQHKNRDEAMKQLKAKLYELEMLKQNADKQAAEDSKSDIGWGSQIRSYVLDDSRIKDLRTGVENRNTQAVLDGDLDKFIEASLKSGI, encoded by the exons ATGTTTGAAGTAAACCCAGTAAAATTCAAAATCAAAGAGTTGGCTGATCGAACTCATCTTCTTCGGGGGTATCTT GACTATGATGCCAAGAAAGAACGTTTAGAAGAAGTTACCCGAGAGCTAGAAAGCTCAGGGATCTGGGATAACCCAGAACAAGCACAAGCATTAGGAAAAGAACGCGTTTTATTAGAAAACGTGGTCAAAACCATCGATGATATGGACTCAGGTCTTGAAGATATTGAAGGTTTGTTAGAGCTTGCCGTTGAAGAAGACGACGAAGAAACCTTCAATGATGCAAGCACAGAGCTTGATGATCTTGAAGTTAGACTGGAAGATCTTGAATTTAAAAGAATGTTCTCCGGCCCGAATGACGTGAGTCACTGTTATCTCGATATTCAGTCTGGCTCAGGCGGTACTGAGGCTCAAGATTGGGCAAATATGGTACTGCGTATGTTCTTGCGCTGGGGTGATGCCCATGACTTTAAACCCGAACTTGTCGAAGTTACAGACGGTGATGTTGCGGGCATTAAAGGCGCGACCATTAAGTTTAACGGTGAATATGCTTTCGGTTGGTTACGAACCGAGACTGGTGTACACCGACTAGTGCGTAAATCGCCCTTTGACTCATCAGGTAAACGCCATACTTCATTTTGCTCCGTGTTTGTCTATCCAGAAATTGATGACTCAATTGAAATTGATATCAACCCTGCGGATTTGCGTGTAGATACCTACCGTGCATCAGGGGCTGGTGGTCAGCATGTGAATAAAACGGAATCTGCAATACGTATTACTCATTTGCCGACGAACACCGTTGTACAGTGTCAAAGTGGTCGCTCGCAGCATAAAAACCGCGATGAAGCGATGAAACAGTTGAAAGCAAAATTGTATGAGCTTGAAATGCTCAAACAAAATGCTGACAAGCAAGCTGCTGAAGACTCTAAATCCGATATCGGTTGGGGCAGTCAAATTCGTTCATACGTATTAGATGACTCACGGATTAAAGACTTACGCACAGGTGTTGAAAACCGTAATACCCAAGCCGTACTTGACGGCGATTTAGATAAATTTATTGAAGCCAGCTTAAAATCAGGAATTTAA
- a CDS encoding ISAs1 family transposase, which translates to MNLTSFRKHFELLDDQRQSAKVTYPMFDIFFITLCAVIAGAEGWKEIKEYAEGHLDWFQKHGFLKSGVPVDDTIARVISRIKPEQFNQCFVKWMQSVNRLSKGEIIAIDGKTLRGSYDREDRLSTIHMINAFASKNKMVLGQLSTDVKSNEITAIPELLKLLEIKGAIVSIDAMGCQKEIAKTIIKQGADYLLAVKGNQPSLHEAVQSMFDDFRNAKADNLKIEKNRSRLEARACQILSAKRLAKEFPEWPSLKTVGVTMSYRQEKGKEPSLEYRYYICSTELTEDKFAEAVREHWAVENSLHWVLDLTMREDACQIYKDNGAENWGILRQTALNMLRKEKTKVSMPTKRRRAWMNTSFLEKVLTAGFSDAVKI; encoded by the coding sequence ATGAATCTTACCTCTTTTAGAAAGCATTTCGAGCTACTCGATGACCAGCGTCAATCAGCGAAAGTTACCTATCCAATGTTTGATATATTTTTTATCACATTATGTGCTGTGATAGCAGGTGCAGAAGGCTGGAAAGAAATTAAAGAGTATGCAGAAGGCCATTTAGATTGGTTTCAAAAGCATGGTTTTTTAAAGTCTGGAGTCCCTGTTGATGACACTATTGCGAGAGTTATTAGCAGAATTAAACCTGAGCAATTTAACCAGTGCTTTGTCAAATGGATGCAGTCAGTTAATCGTTTATCTAAAGGGGAAATTATAGCGATTGACGGGAAAACACTAAGAGGCTCATACGATAGAGAGGATCGTCTTTCCACCATTCATATGATCAATGCTTTTGCGAGCAAAAATAAGATGGTACTAGGGCAACTAAGTACCGATGTGAAATCAAATGAAATTACAGCAATCCCAGAACTACTGAAGTTATTAGAAATAAAAGGCGCGATAGTTTCTATTGATGCAATGGGTTGCCAAAAAGAAATAGCCAAGACGATTATCAAACAAGGTGCTGACTATTTGCTGGCTGTTAAAGGGAATCAACCGTCACTACATGAAGCGGTGCAAAGCATGTTTGATGATTTTAGAAACGCTAAAGCCGACAATCTAAAAATAGAAAAAAACCGCAGTAGGCTTGAAGCGAGAGCTTGTCAGATCCTAAGTGCCAAAAGACTTGCGAAAGAATTTCCTGAATGGCCGTCATTAAAAACGGTTGGGGTTACGATGAGCTATCGACAGGAAAAAGGGAAAGAACCGAGTTTAGAGTACCGCTACTACATCTGTTCAACAGAATTAACAGAAGATAAGTTCGCAGAAGCTGTCCGTGAGCATTGGGCTGTAGAGAATAGCCTGCACTGGGTGCTAGATCTAACAATGAGAGAAGATGCCTGCCAGATTTATAAGGACAACGGTGCTGAAAACTGGGGAATACTACGTCAAACAGCACTTAATATGCTGAGAAAAGAGAAAACGAAAGTCAGTATGCCAACTAAAAGAAGGCGAGCTTGGATGAACACATCCTTTTTAGAGAAAGTATTAACAGCGGGATTTTCCGACGCGGTTAAAATATGA
- the lysS gene encoding lysine--tRNA ligase, producing MTEHVQDENKLIAERRAKLAHIRENCPANGHPNNFDRKHKAADIQAEYGKYSKAELEEMGIQRSIAGRIMAKRGPFLVIQDVSGRIQAYAGKDVQKDVKAKYQGLDIGDIIGVTGQLHLSGKGDLYVNMEDYQLLTKALRPLPEKFHGLTDQEMRYRQRYVDLIVNEESRDAFVMRSKVVTAIRNFMVKKEFMEVETPMMHTIPGGASARPFITHHNALDIEMYLRIAPELYLKRLVVGGFERVFEINRNFRNEGLSPRHNPEFTMMEFYMAYADYKDLMDLTEEMLSSIAMDLCGSTKLPYGEHTVDFGGPYARLSMLEAIKQYNPDNATIQSMTYEEVKDVEFMRDLAKSLGMTVEKFWTCGQLLEEIFGETAEPQLMQPTFITGYPADISPLARRNDENHFITDRFEFFIGGREVANGFSELNDAEDQDSRFKAQMDAKDAGDDEAMYYDSDYITALEHGLPPTAGQGIGIDRLVMLFTNTHTIRDVILFPAMRPQA from the coding sequence ATGACTGAACACGTCCAAGATGAAAACAAGCTCATTGCTGAGCGTCGTGCAAAGCTCGCACATATTCGCGAGAATTGCCCTGCTAACGGTCACCCAAATAACTTCGATCGAAAACACAAGGCGGCGGATATTCAAGCTGAATATGGTAAGTACAGCAAAGCAGAGCTTGAAGAAATGGGCATTCAACGTTCAATCGCGGGTCGTATTATGGCGAAACGTGGCCCATTTTTAGTTATCCAAGACGTCAGCGGCCGTATTCAAGCTTATGCAGGTAAAGACGTTCAAAAAGACGTTAAAGCGAAATATCAAGGTTTAGATATCGGCGACATTATTGGCGTAACAGGTCAACTCCATCTTTCAGGTAAAGGGGATTTGTACGTCAACATGGAAGACTACCAGTTGTTGACTAAAGCATTGCGTCCTTTACCTGAAAAGTTTCATGGTTTGACGGATCAAGAAATGCGTTACCGTCAGCGTTATGTTGATTTGATCGTAAATGAAGAATCTCGTGATGCGTTCGTGATGCGCTCTAAAGTGGTTACCGCAATACGTAATTTCATGGTGAAAAAAGAGTTCATGGAAGTTGAAACGCCAATGATGCACACCATTCCAGGTGGAGCTAGCGCGCGTCCTTTCATCACACACCATAATGCACTTGATATTGAAATGTATCTGCGTATTGCACCAGAGCTTTATTTGAAGCGTCTTGTGGTCGGTGGTTTTGAACGTGTATTTGAAATCAATCGTAACTTCCGTAATGAAGGTCTATCACCGCGTCATAACCCAGAATTCACTATGATGGAATTCTATATGGCTTACGCCGACTACAAAGACTTGATGGATTTGACTGAAGAAATGCTTAGCTCAATCGCCATGGATTTGTGTGGATCGACCAAACTGCCATACGGTGAGCATACTGTTGATTTTGGTGGGCCTTATGCACGTTTGAGTATGCTAGAGGCAATCAAACAATACAACCCAGACAATGCAACGATTCAATCAATGACGTATGAAGAAGTTAAAGATGTTGAATTCATGCGAGATCTTGCTAAAAGCTTAGGCATGACGGTTGAGAAGTTCTGGACATGTGGTCAGCTACTCGAAGAAATTTTTGGTGAAACGGCAGAGCCGCAGCTGATGCAACCAACATTCATTACAGGGTATCCTGCTGATATTTCCCCATTAGCCCGCCGTAATGATGAAAACCATTTCATTACGGATCGATTTGAGTTCTTCATTGGTGGTCGCGAAGTGGCAAATGGTTTCTCGGAGCTTAATGACGCTGAAGATCAAGACAGCCGATTTAAAGCTCAGATGGATGCGAAAGATGCTGGTGATGATGAAGCCATGTACTACGATTCTGATTACATCACAGCACTTGAACACGGACTGCCACCAACCGCTGGGCAAGGTATTGGTATCGATCGTTTGGTTATGCTGTTTACTAACACGCATACGATTCGTGACGTAATCCTATTCCCAGCAATGCGCCCTCAAGCATAG
- the pntB gene encoding Re/Si-specific NAD(P)(+) transhydrogenase subunit beta — protein sequence MSQGIITAAYLVAAVLFIFSLAGLSKQETAKQGNISGIAGMSIALLATILAPDTSGIEWILLAMVLGGAIGIHLARKVEMTEMPELVAILHSFVGLAAVLVGFNSFIDLHPQSAIDLASNLGMASTSTKDVLTAETDVAYYIHLVEVFIGIFIGAVTFSGSIVAFGKLRGVINSKALMLPHRHKLNLLVLIASAIMLAMFIGDSTGLTVLLVMTILACAFGWHLVASIGGADMPVVVSMLNSYSGWAAAAAGFMLSNDLLIIVGALVGSSGAILSYIMCKAMNRSFISVIAGGFGNDVQSSGSTETQGEHREINAEDVADMLKDSTSVIITPGYGMAVAQAQYPVAEITQQLRNKGINVRFGIHPVAGRLPGHMNVLLAEAKVPYDIVLEMDELNDDFGDTDTVLVIGANDTVNPAALDDPNSPIAGMPVLEVWNARNVIVFKRSMNTGYAGVQNPLFFKDNTQMLFGDAKASVENILKAL from the coding sequence GTGTCTCAAGGAATTATTACAGCCGCCTATTTAGTAGCAGCGGTATTATTTATCTTCAGCTTAGCGGGACTGTCAAAACAAGAAACCGCTAAACAAGGCAATATCTCAGGTATTGCTGGTATGAGCATTGCGCTACTGGCCACAATACTTGCACCTGATACATCAGGTATTGAATGGATATTATTAGCTATGGTGCTTGGCGGAGCCATCGGCATACACTTGGCTCGAAAAGTGGAAATGACGGAGATGCCAGAGTTAGTTGCTATCTTACACAGCTTTGTCGGTTTGGCTGCGGTGTTGGTTGGCTTTAACAGTTTTATCGATCTTCATCCACAATCTGCCATCGACTTAGCCAGCAATTTGGGTATGGCTTCAACGAGTACGAAGGATGTGTTAACGGCTGAAACAGATGTCGCTTACTATATTCATTTAGTTGAAGTGTTCATTGGTATTTTTATCGGCGCGGTGACTTTTAGTGGCTCAATTGTTGCGTTTGGTAAACTCCGTGGCGTAATTAATTCAAAAGCATTAATGCTGCCTCACAGACACAAGCTCAATTTACTGGTTTTGATCGCATCAGCGATTATGCTCGCCATGTTTATTGGTGACAGTACCGGTTTAACGGTTTTACTTGTCATGACCATCTTAGCCTGTGCTTTTGGTTGGCACTTAGTCGCATCGATAGGCGGTGCTGACATGCCTGTTGTGGTATCAATGTTGAATTCATACTCAGGTTGGGCCGCTGCTGCCGCAGGCTTCATGTTATCTAATGATTTGCTTATTATCGTTGGCGCACTTGTGGGATCTTCCGGTGCGATTTTATCTTACATCATGTGTAAAGCGATGAATCGCTCGTTTATCTCGGTCATTGCGGGTGGTTTCGGCAATGATGTTCAGTCATCAGGCTCGACAGAAACGCAAGGTGAACACCGAGAAATCAACGCGGAAGACGTTGCTGACATGTTGAAAGACTCCACTTCAGTCATCATTACTCCAGGGTATGGTATGGCGGTCGCGCAAGCTCAGTATCCTGTGGCTGAAATCACTCAACAATTGCGCAATAAAGGCATTAATGTTCGTTTTGGTATTCACCCTGTCGCAGGGCGCTTACCGGGACACATGAACGTATTACTCGCAGAAGCCAAAGTCCCGTATGATATCGTACTTGAAATGGATGAACTTAATGATGACTTCGGTGATACTGATACGGTGCTTGTGATTGGCGCAAATGACACGGTCAATCCAGCGGCTCTTGACGATCCTAATAGTCCAATTGCGGGCATGCCAGTACTTGAAGTTTGGAATGCCCGTAATGTCATTGTCTTTAAACGCTCAATGAATACCGGTTATGCGGGTGTGCAAAATCCATTGTTCTTCAAAGACAACACCCAAATGCTATTTGGTGATGCGAAAGCGAGTGTTGAAAATATCTTAAAAGCACTTTAA
- a CDS encoding Re/Si-specific NAD(P)(+) transhydrogenase subunit alpha — MLIGIPKEQLENETRVAATPTSVIQLKKLGFDVIVEQGAGLAANFDDNLFLQSGAQLSDSVLNADIIFKVNAPTDSEIKQMKPGTILISFVWPAQHPDLVDLLAKQQITVLAMDMVPRISRAQSLDALSSMANISGYRAVVEAAHEFGRFFTGQITAAGKVPPAKVLVIGAGVAGLAAIGSAGSLGAIVRAFDTRLEVAEQIESMGGQFLKLEFDNKEGDASDGYAKVMSDEFIAAEMALFAEQAKDVDIIITTAQIPGKTAPKLISSEMVASMKSGSVIVDLAAGSGGNVEPSVAGKKIITDNGVTVIGYTDLASRLASQSSQLYSTNLVNLMKLLCKQKDGQVALDFDDVVTRNMTVTHQSEIMFPPPPISVSAAPSKPKVTEKVETQAPKQPSKTKYVIGTLGIAAFMAIAATAPADFLSHFTVFILSCIVGYYVVWNVSHSLHTPLMSVTNAISGIIVVGALLQIGHDSLLIKALAFFAVLIASINIFGGFTVTQRMLKMFRKG; from the coding sequence ATGCTGATTGGAATACCCAAAGAACAATTAGAAAACGAAACTCGGGTGGCCGCTACCCCTACTAGCGTTATTCAGTTAAAAAAACTGGGATTCGACGTAATCGTCGAGCAAGGCGCAGGACTAGCGGCTAATTTTGACGATAATCTATTTTTACAGTCAGGTGCCCAGCTCTCTGACTCTGTGCTCAATGCAGACATTATTTTCAAAGTCAACGCCCCGACAGATAGTGAAATCAAACAAATGAAGCCAGGAACAATCCTGATAAGCTTCGTCTGGCCGGCACAACACCCTGATTTAGTTGACTTACTAGCAAAACAACAAATTACTGTACTAGCAATGGACATGGTACCTCGTATTTCCAGAGCCCAATCTCTGGATGCCTTGTCTTCTATGGCAAACATCAGTGGCTATCGCGCTGTGGTTGAAGCCGCACACGAGTTTGGACGTTTTTTTACTGGCCAAATTACGGCCGCAGGAAAAGTGCCACCAGCAAAAGTATTAGTCATCGGTGCTGGCGTTGCTGGTCTTGCCGCAATTGGATCCGCAGGATCTTTGGGTGCCATCGTTCGTGCTTTTGACACTCGTCTAGAAGTGGCTGAACAAATTGAATCTATGGGTGGGCAGTTTTTAAAACTTGAATTTGACAATAAAGAAGGCGATGCATCTGACGGTTATGCCAAAGTCATGTCTGATGAATTTATTGCCGCTGAAATGGCTCTATTTGCCGAGCAGGCTAAAGACGTTGATATCATTATCACCACTGCCCAAATTCCGGGGAAAACAGCGCCTAAACTGATTTCATCTGAAATGGTCGCAAGCATGAAATCAGGATCAGTTATTGTTGATTTAGCCGCGGGTTCTGGGGGTAATGTTGAGCCCAGTGTTGCTGGTAAAAAGATCATTACCGATAATGGTGTTACCGTCATTGGTTATACTGATTTAGCCAGCCGCTTAGCCAGTCAATCATCACAATTATACTCCACCAATTTAGTTAATTTGATGAAGCTACTTTGCAAACAAAAAGACGGACAAGTTGCACTCGATTTTGATGATGTCGTCACGCGAAACATGACAGTAACCCATCAAAGCGAGATCATGTTCCCGCCGCCACCTATTTCGGTCTCTGCTGCCCCTTCGAAACCTAAAGTCACCGAAAAAGTTGAAACGCAGGCTCCAAAACAACCATCGAAAACCAAGTATGTTATAGGCACATTAGGAATAGCGGCTTTTATGGCTATTGCGGCTACCGCCCCAGCGGATTTTTTATCCCATTTCACCGTGTTTATTTTATCTTGTATCGTTGGCTATTACGTAGTTTGGAATGTCTCACATTCACTGCACACACCGCTTATGTCCGTCACAAATGCCATTTCTGGGATCATTGTCGTCGGTGCATTATTGCAGATAGGTCACGACTCATTATTGATCAAAGCCTTGGCTTTCTTCGCTGTACTAATAGCCAGTATCAATATCTTTGGTGGGTTCACAGTGACTCAACGTATGCTAAAAATGTTCCGTAAAGGTTAA
- a CDS encoding VOC family protein produces the protein MKRSINFNSSYLPVLFALSFVFSSATIAAETHSKPSANKTMTQGLNHLGLSVKHLERTAEFFVHTLGWKKAGGYPDYPSIFITDGKMFLTLWQTQSDAKTIDFDRKHNVGLHHLAFSVASLNDLNALHASFQKLDDVEIEFAPQPNGGGPTIHMMIREPSGNRLEFAFNPPK, from the coding sequence ATGAAGCGCTCGATTAATTTTAATTCCAGTTACTTACCTGTCCTGTTTGCTCTGTCATTCGTTTTTTCATCAGCTACGATTGCGGCTGAAACTCACTCTAAACCTTCAGCGAACAAAACCATGACTCAAGGCCTTAATCACTTAGGCTTAAGTGTTAAGCACCTTGAACGAACCGCTGAGTTTTTTGTTCACACATTAGGATGGAAAAAAGCAGGTGGATACCCTGATTACCCATCCATTTTTATTACCGACGGAAAAATGTTTCTGACTTTATGGCAAACCCAAAGCGATGCCAAAACCATCGACTTCGATCGTAAACATAATGTCGGCTTGCATCACCTCGCATTTTCAGTTGCAAGTTTAAATGATTTGAATGCCTTACACGCCAGCTTTCAAAAGCTTGATGATGTTGAAATCGAGTTTGCCCCACAACCCAATGGAGGAGGTCCAACTATTCATATGATGATCAGAGAGCCTAGCGGAAATCGATTAGAATTTGCATTTAATCCACCTAAATAA